A single region of the Brachypodium distachyon strain Bd21 chromosome 3, Brachypodium_distachyon_v3.0, whole genome shotgun sequence genome encodes:
- the LOC100845318 gene encoding ras GTPase-activating protein-binding protein 1 produces the protein MAAPQPPAAAGPSPSAQVVGNAFVLQYYQILHQSPDLVYRFYQETSHLGRPSADRADEMDSVTSMESINEKILATDITKAEIRTVDSQESLGGGVTVLVTGHLTGGDGVRREFLQSFFLAPQEKGYFVLNDMFRYVGEGHVPSSAPAAAEAQPEADAMVPPVDLPLTNGTAGAAVDPAAPDLDITAQPDEPAAVHSPVQPQEEIYNSPAVDVQGAAVDEEQPVPEVVDEVPNNVAPVTAATASPIPHEGAPKKSYASIVKVMKEAPLPAPVPSRPAPPKPEKHSPAPPVSTPAADVPPLSSNTEGNNIQEPEVDTHAVYVRSLPINATPDQLEEEFKKFGTIKHDGIQVRSNKIQGFCFGFVEFEESSSVQSAIQAKSVMIGGRECFIEEKRTHGSRGSGRGRFAGRGNNFRAEGMRGRGNYGGGRNYGRGDFGYRADFGGRSGGRGGSGRGADVGYQRVDRGGRTSGATGAPTK, from the exons atggcggcgccgcagccccccgccgccgctggaccGTCGCCCTCTGCGCAAGTG GTGGGCAACGCATTCGTGCTGCAGTACTACCAAATCCTGCACCAGTCGCCGGATCTGGTCTACCGCTTCTACCAGGAGACCAGCCACCTCGGCCGCCCttccgccgaccgcgccgacGAGATGGACTCCGTCACCTCCATGGAG TCTATCAACGAGAAGATCCTGGCGACGGACATAACAAAGGCAGAGATCAGGACAGTGGACTCGCAAGAGTCGCTCGGTGGGGGCGTCACCGTGCTGGTCACGGGCCACCTtaccggcggcgatggcgtgcGCCGTGAGTTCTTGCAGTCCTTCTTCCTTGCACCGCAGGAGAAGGGCTACTTTGTGCTTAACGACATGTTCCGCTATGTCGGGGAGGGCCACGTCCCCAGTTCTGCCCCAGCTGCCGCTGAGGCGCAGCCAGAGGCCGATGCCATGGTTCCACCGGTGGATCTCCCCCTCACCAATGGCACAGCAGGCGCAGCTGTGGATCCTGCTGCTCCTGATCTAG ATATCACTGCACAGCCAGATGAGCCTGCTGCAGTGCATTCGCCTGTGCAGCCCCAGGAGGAAATTTACAACTCTCCAGCAGTGGATGTACAGGGGGCTGCTGTGGATGAGGAGCAACCAGTTCCTGAGGTGGTGGATGAAGTCCCCAATAATGTGGCCCCAGTGACTGCAGCTACTGCATCACCTATACCACACGAGGGGGCACCAAAGAAGTCATATGCCTCAATT GTCAAAGTAATGAAGGAAGCTCCATTGCCAGCTCCTGTGCCTTCTAGGCCTGCGCCACCTAAACCAGAGAAACATTCTCCTGCTCCCCCTGTTTCCACTCCAGCTGCAGATGTTCCGCCTTTGAGTTCTAACACTGAGGGCAACAATATCCAAGAGCCGGAAG TTGATACGCATGCAGTGTACGTGCGGAGTTTACCTATAAATGCAACTCCTGATCAGCTAGAGGAAGAGTTCAAGAAGTTTGGCACCATCAAGCATGACGGCATTCAAGTCAGAAGCAATAAG ATCCAAGGATTCTGTTTTGGGTTTGTTGAATTCGAGGAGTCTAGCTCTGTCCAAAGTGCAATAcag GCTAAATCTGTAATGATTGGTGGCCGTGAGTGTTTCATAGAGGAAAAGAGGACGCATGGTTCACGAG GCTCTGGCAGAGGAAGGTTTGCGGGTAGGGGTAATAACTTCAGAGCTGAAGGGATGAGAGGCCGTGGTAACTATGGTGGGGGAAGGAACTACGGAAGGGGTGACTTCGGTTACAGAGCTGATTTTGGGGGCCGAAGTGGTGGTAGAGGTGGCTCAGGCCGTGGTGCTGATGTTGGCTACCAAAGGGTTGACCGTGGTGGTCGCACATCAGGAGCCACTGGTGCCCCCACGAAATGA